A segment of the Saccharomyces kudriavzevii IFO 1802 strain IFO1802 genome assembly, chromosome: 2 genome:
GGTAAGCGcgaatttgaagaatttaaTTCTTAATTTTGTAAGTAAACAGATCATGCTTGTGTTGTTTTGGGAGGAAGTGGGCCAAGGATTTTCTTAGTTATTGTTTGTGATGTGttctgcattttttttcttgctcctTCTGAGGTATTAAAGACCACATACcaaacaaaatataaaatgaataaataaacaaatacaTAAATGATTGACATTACACatgaaaacaacaacacaTACTAGACTACCGACAAGATTATTCTATGCATGTGGTAAGGCGACAAGTGCAAACGAGAGCAAGCACGATGCTACGGGAAGCAAACCATGTCTGTCTATAACAAGACAGCGTTCATTTTATACTTTTCGTTCGAAAATTAGTATATTTGAACAATAACTAGCACAGCGTGCTTCATTAGCAGGATTCACTGGCGAGATGACTGTTATAAAAACAACCTGCACGGGAAACCCGCCTTCTCAAACAGTGACACAACAAATCAGTTAAGGAAAGAGGAGCTTCTTAGCCAAATAAAAGGCATTCTAATACTTCATCAAAGGTTGTTACTGCATACTAGACCGCACGCGCTCACTGTTTTTCAGTATGAGCAGTTCCTTTTACAAAAACAGCCATGACATTTCCTGGGCGAAAAGTGGTGAGATTCTTTAGCGGAGAGGTGCTTACGCCAACTCTTTCCATTTAGTGACACCGGTGGAGGTCGTTTATCGCCCGCAGGATGTTTCAGAATGAGCCATTTTGGCCGCAGTCCGGTTTGTTCAGCCCCATTAGATTCCCGGGACCGCTGGCATTCCACGTACAACTCGAAGAAATTCTCTTCGAGTTTGAGAATGTGCGTGTTTCAGAGTGCGTATTTTTACTCTTCTGGGAAATTCTCCGGAAACCAACTGAGCTGGACTCCATGAATGGTCCCTCGCAAGGTTCTTGGCTTATGCACAGTTTTGAGGCACCAGTAGTCAACATCGGCAATCCATGGTGCTGGAGTTTCTCTCCATGGTACGGCCCATAGCTGGAGAAAATAGTTTATTGCCCAAAAAGTAATCCTCCGCAGAGGTATATATTAAGTTTGAAACAAAAGGCTTGCTGGGCTTTTTGCACATCACAACCCTTTTTGCTTTTATAAATGATTATGAAACGttaagaattttttccactgGTGCAAGATTTCTTCTCGTATCAgcaagagaagaaaaattcaagcGGCACATCCTATATATTCTGTTCAAACATGAGTCTTAAAGTAGAGGACTTTGGCACGGATATTTCTAGAAATATAGAATTATATAGCGGTCGAATCTTTGACGTTTACATACAGAAAGACTCGTATTCGCAGTCAAATTTAGATGATATGTTTCCAGAAGCCGTTGCTCCGGACCCTAGCTGCgtgaaaaatgaagaggagGATGACATCAACCTCGTTAACGCGCCTCCTCAATTTGAACTGGTCAATACAGGGCTAGGAGCCAAATCAGATGATTTGAGATCTTCATCGGTAAAGAGTACTTTCACTGATAAACAGAGGAAAAGTGAAGTACCAAGTCTATCCGTGAACAATTACTTTCCAGGGCAAAGAAGCGAAGACTCATCAGCAGCGGAATCCTGGGGCATCGGTTGCGATAAATGGTCGGAAAAAGTAGAAGAGGCATTTTTTGAGGCACTGagattgataatgaagaatggAACCactaaaataaaaataagaaacGCCAATTTCGGGAGAAACGAACTCATTTCCTTGTACATTAAGCACAAAACCAATGTGTTCAGGACCAAAAAGCAAATCTCTTCGCATATCCaagtttggaaaaaaacaatacaAAACAAAGTTAAGGACTCTTTGACCTTGACATCAAGAGAGGAGGAACTTTTACATCTTATCGAACATGGTGCTGAACAAACCACTGAAAACTCAAACTTGTTCTATGACATATTCGAGGAGattattgatttttcaccttcaatTAACGATTCAGGAAGTATAACTCCTAAAAATCTGCATGCCAATAACACGAGCAACAATGAATTGTCAATTCATTCAAGATTACTCACACCAATCACCGCCTCgaacgagaaaaaaatcgaaaatttcatcaaaatcgACGCTGCATCTCAAGCAAAGACTCCCTTAATCTACGCTAAACACATTTATGAAAACATGGACGGTTACAAATGCATTCCATCTAAGAGAGTCCTTGAACAACTTTCTCCCACGGAATCTCACCAAGAAGGTGATGCTAATGGGGAGACTTATTCTAACAAGAAAGCAATTCTAGAAACCGCCAGAAATATTGAAATAGAGCagagaaaaataatcaacAAATACCAAAGGATTTCCCGCATACAAGAACATGAAAGTAATACTGAGTTCAGTTCCAATTCCAATTCCGCTTCAGATTATGAgtctgaagaagaagtggTTCCAAGATCAACTGCAGTTCCACAACTCCAAAACAGACCAGCGTCGTACTATAAGAATAATGGAATGCCCTACCCTCTTTCCAAAGTACGAGGAAGACCGATGTACCCCAGACCTGCTGAAGAAGTCTATAACTCAAATTACGCTCAAGGTTTGCCCCAATATCAAACTTCTTATTTCTCACAACTGTTACTGTCATCACCCCAGCATTACGAACATTCCCCACATCAAAGGAACTTTACTCCGTCTAACCAATCGCATGGGAATTTCTACTAAATGGGTGCATACATACACACGTACacacacatatatacatacatacatacatacatacatacatacatacatacatacatacatgTAGTCGGACCTACAACCGACATAGaatgaatcaaaaatgCAAATTACGTATCAGTCATACATCGCCGGTTCTTGCATAAGCCACAGTATATTTCCTCATCCACTCTCGCCCAGCTCAGACCTTCGTAGCAGCCTACATACGAGGTCTCTTCTAGTCCCTCGGACTCTTTTTACTGACGCGCCAgaaagagtaaaaaaatttctctaGCGCCAtgctgaattttttttcacttcatgctattttttttctttttccaccGAAATAATATTGCAGTAATTTCTCGATGCCACAAGATTTGCAAAGATTAAATCAATCAGAACGCATTGAAAATCAATCTTTATCGCTCAAACTCTTTTGTAGCTTCAAATATTGTCTTGTTCTATCCTTTTCAAGCATCAAGGgctaaaaggaaaaatgcTTTCGAGATTATCTTTATTGAGAAACTCGAGGGCGCTCCATCATGCTAAATGGCGTACTTACCGCTTCAAAGCTTCGCCAACTCTACATGTTTCAGAGTACCATATTCTTTCTGGTAAAAAACTTGCTCAGTCTATTCGCGAAAAGGCTAATAACGAGATACAAGCCATTAAACTCAAGCATCCCAATTTCAAGCCCACATTGAAAATTATTCAAGTTGGGGGCAGACCTGACTCTTCCACGTATGtaaggatgaaattgaaggcTTCGAAGGACGGTGGTGTAGACTGCGTCATAGAAAAGTTACCAACAGATATCACTGAGCTTGAgcttctgaaaaaaatcagcgACATCAACGACGATGAGTCTATTCATGGGTTGTTGATCCAACTGCCATTGCCTGGTCATTTGGATGAAACCACGATTACGAATGCTATCGACTTCAAAAAAGACGTTGACGGATTTCATAGATATAACGCTGGCGAATTGGCTAAAAAGGATGGTAAACCGTACTTCGTACCATGTACTCCCCATGGTTGTATGAAGTTACTTGACGAAGCTCATGTCAAGATAGATGGTAAGAACGCTGTTGTGCTGGGCAGATCTAGTATCGTCGGAAATCCAGTCGCTtcaatgttgaaaaatgccAACGCAACTGTCACCATTTGCCACAGTCATACAAAGAACATTGCGGAAGTGGTTTCCCAAGCTGACATAGTTATCGCAGCTTGCGGGATGCCTCATTATGTTAAAGGCGACTGGATCAAAGAAGGTGCCGTTGTTATCGATGTTGGTATCAACTATATTCCTGATAACAGTAAGAAAAGCGGCCAAAGATTAGTTGGTGATGTTGAATTCGATTCTGTAAAGGAAAAGGCATCTTATATCACCCCTGTTCCTGGTGGAGTAGGGCCAATGACTGTCGCTATGCTTGTTTCTAATGTACTACTTGCTGCTAAAAGGCAATATGCGGAGTCTGAAAAGCTTCCAGCGATCAAACCTCTTCCTCTACACTTAGAAAAACCAGTTCCTTCGGATATTGATATATCAAGAGCTCAGAGTCCTAAACATATCACGCAAGTGGCTGAAGAACTGGGGATTCGCTCCGAGGAATTGGAATTGTACGGTCATTATAAGGCAAAGATTTCCCCAAGTATTCTCAAAAGATTACAATCTCgtgaaaatggtaaataTGTTCTTGTTGCGGGCATCACGCCAACCCCGTTGGGTGAAGGTAAATCCACTACAACCATGGGATTGGTGCAAGCTTTATCCGCTCATTTAGGCAAGCCTTCCATTGCGAACGTTAGACAACCATCTCTGGGCCCTACCTTGGGTGTAAAAGGCGGTGCTGCGGGTGGTGGTTATGCTCAAGTTATTCCTATGGACGAGTTCAACCTACATCTAACCGGTGATATCCACGCTATTGGGGCTGCCAACAACCTGCTTGCAGCTGCTATTGACACCAGAATGTTCCATGAGTCCACTCAAAAGAATGACAGTACATTTTATACAAGATTagttccaagaaaaaatggcaagAGGAAGTTTACCCCATCTATGCAAAGAAGGCTCAGAAGATTAGGTATCGACAAAGAAGACCCTGACGCTTTGACACCTgaggaaatcaaaaaatttgctaGAATAAACATAAATCCTGACACTATTACAATCAGACGGGTTGTCGATATTAATGATAGAATGTTAAGACAAATTACTATTGGAGAGGCCCCTACGGAAAAAGGGTTTACAAGGACTACTGGATTCGATATTACTGTTGCCTCTGAATTAATGGCTATCCTAGCTTTATCCAAAAGCTTGTACGAGATGAGGGAACGTATTGGACGAATGGTTGTTGGCGCCAATTATAATAATGAGCCCGTGACAGTAGAAGATATTGGCTGTACTGGTGCTCTGACCGCATTATTACGTGATGCTATAAAACCTAATCTAATGCAAACTTTAGAAGGTACTCCCGTAATGGTTCATGCTGGTCCTTTCGCCAATATATCCATCGGTGCATCATCAGTCATTGCAGACATGATGGCATTGAAGCTTGTAGGTTCAGTCAAGAATCCATTAAACAACAAGGACTCCCATGAGCCCGGTTACGTCGTTACTGAAGCAGGATTTGATTTTGCCATGGGTGGTGAAAGATTCTTTGATATCAAATGTCGTTCCTCTGGGTTGGTACCAGATGCAGTCGTTCTAGTTGCAACGGTAAGAGCCATAAAGTCTCATGGCGGCGCTCCAAATGTTAAACCAGGACAACCATTACCAAAAGAATACACAGAAGAAAACGTTGACTTTGTTGCCAAGGGAGTTAGTAACCTAGTcaaacaaattgaaaacgTCAAAACTTTTGGAATTCCAGTCGTTGTGGCGATCAATAGATTCGAAACAGATTCACAAGCGGAGATTGAAGTGATCAAAAAGGCAGCATTGAATGCGGGAGCATCCTATGCAGTTACTTCTAATCACTGGATGGAAGGTGGTAAAGGGGCACTAGACTTGGCAAACGCTGTAGTCGACGCTACGACGGAACCGAAAGATTTTAGGTTTTTATATGACGTTAACAACTCAATTGAGGACAAGCTTACCAGTGTCGTCCAAAAAATGTATGGCGGGGCAAAGATCGAAGTTTCACCAGAAgctcaaaaaaagattgaCACTTATAAGAAACAAGGATTTGGTAATCTTCCCGTCTGTATTGCTAAGACACAGTATTCTTTATCTCATGACCAATCATTGAAAGGTGTACCTACTGGCTTCACGTTCCCAATTAGAGATGTGAGAGCTTCAATCGGTGCAGGTTACTTATACGCTCTAGCATCCGAAATACAAACTATACCAGGTTTATCAACATATGCCGGTTACATGGCAGTGGAAGTTGACGATGAGGGTGAGATTGAAGGTCTATTTTAGGTCTGTCTACCTCTTTGATAGATTACCTTTATATCTAAACATTATAAATATTAATAAATATTAATTAATGTGCACAAGATGTGAGTGGGAAATATGTTTTAATGTAGACTATTTGATTGGTTGCTAAATTATCAAATGGCGTCGAAAGAAGCCTGGCTATCCTCAATTAAAAAACCCTTTATTCATGCACGAGATGGAAAAATAGGCTTCATTTACTTAGGTACATGTAGGTACGTATGCAGTACTGAAGTTATTGCAATTTGTTTATTAATTGAGTATGTATATTAAGCTAAACtaattaaagaaaatttaagCGTCTTCCTTCAACAAAGCATCTCTCTTTTCAGCAACTCTTTGGGCTCTTCTGTCACGAGCAGCTCTGTTCTTCAATCTTCTagcttcagcttcttcgTTCAAAGCCTTTTCACGTTGAGCATCTGCCTTAGCTTGAATAATGTGTTCAACCAAAGCTCTCTTGTGCTTGAAAGCATTACCCTTAGATTCCTTGTATAAAACGTGGTACAAGTGTTTGTCGATCTTACCAGCGTCACGGTACTTAGACAATAATCTTCTCAAGACACGTAATCTTCTGATCCAGACGACTTGGGATGGTAAACGGGCTTCTCTGGTACCCTTTCTCTTACCATAACCACTGTGACGACCTTCTCTCTTGGATTGGGCATGGGCTCTAGTTCTGGATTTAGAGTGGACAGTAACGGCCTTCTTAACGATGGTACCGTTCTTAACCAATTTTCTGATGGCGTTTCTGGAGTTGGCTTGAGCAATTTCAGAGGTTTCGTTTGGGTCCAACCAAACCTTTCCCTTACCAACACCGACGACAGAAGCGGCAAGTCTCTTTTGAGTACGTAAGTTAGCCCTGTTAAAATTATGTTagttattattgttttttgaaagaaagtGTAGCCAATCGGAAAAGATAGTAGGTGGAATAGCAACCATTCTAATTACTCGTGGAGAAAATTAATGTGGTAGAATCGTATGCTTTGAACGATAGATGTGTTATACTCAATACGACAAGCGGTTATGCAAAGTTTTCAAGACGGAAACGGTCTTCCTGTTGAATTCTGGTCTTCTCGAGAGTACCTTCATCTTCATACAAACACTTGTTGTATAGTTGAGAATAAAATCTCCCAAAAAGTTCCTCTTCTGCCtttaaatgaaaaagagtTCGTTTTCTTACACGAAGATCTGAACCAATAGTCATTTTTAAGTTTCCAAAAGAACAGATCACTATTCACTGCAATATATTATCCATATCATTCCTACATCGGTGTTCGTTCGAGGGGGTGTCCCATCAAACTCATgtattccaaaaaaaaaaccactATAACAAATCTATCTTATCCCTGGTAAACTTCCATTGAAACATTATCTGCTGCTCACATACATTTTTGCTTTGGAGTTCTTAATCAGCTTTCTGTATAAAACTGAAATGTAATCGCCTTATAGATTCTGTTGATCACTACCCAAACCTATCCGTTTTTTCGTCTGCCTACTAGAGAAGTTGGATCCGATGGCTGCCGCAGCTTGCAAGGAAAGAGGGCCCAAACTGAGACCACCCCGTTCTGGGAGGTAACTATGGGAGGAGCCTATGGAGGgagatattgaagaaaggCCCATAGCACGAGCAAGAATATTGTCCACTCCAAGAGACATCTCAAAGGAGAGACCAAGAATATACTGGGCGCTACCCCGCTAGGGCGTTCATTCCAGGCGGAGGACGCATTACAAATATGTTGAGCTGTAAGTGCGGATTCTATGCGAAAATAAACAGGTCttcttaaaaaaaatgcaaacaaaaaatgtatGGATGGTATGGTGCATGGGCTTAGAATGGAGGAAagagttttcattttaGTATTACCCTTAGAATATTGactaattttgaaataaagtttttcttttcttttcttcgtgTCTGGTTGCCTTCTAATAAACTGACAAATTTCTCGAGATGGGTTTTCCATTGTTCTTTCATCAGGCGTGCATATAATAAACACTTAAAATGTTTTTTAGATATAAGCGACATCACGTataagaatttgaagaactcaATTGGATAGGGTTAAATTAACAACATACAGGGTTTTATAGAACAATGAGTAACAACGCTAAGCAACAAGAGTCGAGCTTTATTGTTAATTTCTTGATGGGTGGTGTCAGTGCGGCAATCGCGAAGACAGCTGCCTCACCCATTGAAAGGGTCAAGATCTtgattcaaaatcaagacGAGATGATTAAGCAAGGTACTTTGGAGAAGAAGTACTCCGGCATTGTGGAGTGCTTTAAGAGAACTGCTAAACAGGAAGGTCTGATCTCGTTTTGGAGGGGGAATACCGCTAATGTTATTCGTTATTTTCCAACTCAAGCTTTAAACTTTGCCTTTAAGGATAAAATCAAACTGATGTTtggtttcaaaaaagaggaaggCTATGGGAAATGGTTCGCAGGTAATCTGGCCTCTGGTGGTGCTGCAGGTGCTCTTTCGTTACTGTTTGTTTATTCCCTAGATTTTGCCAGAACAAGATTGGCCGCCGATGCTaagtcttcaaaaaagGGTAGTACTCGTCAATTCAATGGGTTAGTTGATGTTTATAAGAAGACTTTAAAATCGGATGGTATTGCGGGACTATACAGAGGATTCATGCCATCAGTAATCGGTATTGTAGTTTATAGAGGGTTATATTTCGGTATGTTTGATTCACTCAAGCCGCTTTTGTTAACGGGCTCGTTAGAAGGCTCATTTTTGGCATCGTTTTTACTAGGTTGGGCTGTTACTACAGGGGCTTCAACATGTTCCTACCCATTGGACACAGttagaagaagaatgatgatgacTTCAGGTCAGGCTGTCAAATATAATGGAGCCACGGATTGTCTCAGAAAGATCGTGGCAGCTGAAGGCGTGAGTTCCTTATTCAAAGGCTGTGGCGCGAATATCCTGAGAAGTGTTGCGGGCGCAGGTGTTATCTCCATGTATGACCAGTTGCAAATGATACTGTTCGGTAAGAAATTCAAATGATCCTTTAAGTAGAataagctttttttttttccttagCTCATCTACTCCccccttttttttatcgaaTCTTAATTTTTAACCGCTGACCTGTTTATagaaagaatatgaaagaaACCACACGTATTaatcttcttttatttcttgttatAGAGAACAATATTATACAAATACGTAAATCAACTGCTATTTTCCGGTGGCTTTCCATAAGAATCAGCTTTACGTCTTCCCCTTTCAGTTTCCAGATTGCTAAAtagcattttttcagcGATCTGGAcatttctttccaaatttcCCACAATGAcaaaagttcttttttgaGAAGACGTCTCCTTTGCACTGTCTTGGCTTTCTATCAATATCTTGGTTTTTGTATACTTTCTTAAATTTGCAATTCTATTACCACCTCTGCCGACAAGGGCTCCGACGAATTCTTCCGGAATCATAACAGTAGATCTAAACTCCGCTGCTCTATCAGCGGATCCTCTTAGGGCTTTAGCAAGATGCGGAGAATACTTTCTTTCCGAAAAAGGGTTTTCCGACCTCGGTTCCATATTTAACTGGGAAATCTGTAACCAAGCATTTCCTATGGCGGATGGTAACCCTTGGAGTTCTAGTACACGATCTTCACTATCTGGTAAATAATGCTTCGAGGCGAGTATCCTGAGGTCATTTTCATGCATAAGTTTTTTGATAACCGCACCATTCTTTCCAATTATTGCCGAGATTGCTGAATTCGAAAAAAGCAATCTAGTTGTAGTAACTTGATTTTTGTTCGTGACATTTTCGAAATCCAGTTCAGTTGGTGAGGGTAAAAgaattttcagaaaatggAATTTATGTTCCTGTTGTAACAATTTTAACATTACCTCATCATCGCCAGTGAAACTTTCCAAGATCTTTTTGAGAGTTTCACTAACAGTTTTGGCATCCTCACTTTGGATAAGCAGGATTCTATCAGAGCAGCCTTCTTTAATTTCGGACAATGCCAAtttaacatttttttgtgtCTCGACCCCCTTGAGAAATGTAGTCATTGTgtcatcttcctc
Coding sequences within it:
- the TEC1 gene encoding Tec1p (similar to Saccharomyces cerevisiae TEC1 (YBR083W); ancestral locus Anc_3.310), which gives rise to MSLKVEDFGTDISRNIELYSGRIFDVYIQKDSYSQSNLDDMFPEAVAPDPSCVKNEEEDDINLVNAPPQFELVNTGLGAKSDDLRSSSVKSTFTDKQRKSEVPSLSVNNYFPGQRSEDSSAAESWGIGCDKWSEKVEEAFFEALRLIMKNGTTKIKIRNANFGRNELISLYIKHKTNVFRTKKQISSHIQVWKKTIQNKVKDSLTLTSREEELLHLIEHGAEQTTENSNLFYDIFEEIIDFSPSINDSGSITPKNLHANNTSNNELSIHSRLLTPITASNEKKIENFIKIDAASQAKTPLIYAKHIYENMDGYKCIPSKRVLEQLSPTESHQEGDANGETYSNKKAILETARNIEIEQRKIINKYQRISRIQEHESNTEFSSNSNSASDYESEEEVVPRSTAVPQLQNRPASYYKNNGMPYPLSKVRGRPMYPRPAEEVYNSNYAQGLPQYQTSYFSQLLLSSPQHYEHSPHQRNFTPSNQSHGNFY
- the MIS1 gene encoding trifunctional formate-tetrahydrofolate ligase/methenyltetrahydrofolate cyclohydrolase/methylenetetrahydrofolate dehydrogenase MIS1 (similar to Saccharomyces cerevisiae MIS1 (YBR084W); ancestral locus Anc_3.311), whose translation is MLSRLSLLRNSRALHHAKWRTYRFKASPTLHVSEYHILSGKKLAQSIREKANNEIQAIKLKHPNFKPTLKIIQVGGRPDSSTYVRMKLKASKDGGVDCVIEKLPTDITELELLKKISDINDDESIHGLLIQLPLPGHLDETTITNAIDFKKDVDGFHRYNAGELAKKDGKPYFVPCTPHGCMKLLDEAHVKIDGKNAVVLGRSSIVGNPVASMLKNANATVTICHSHTKNIAEVVSQADIVIAACGMPHYVKGDWIKEGAVVIDVGINYIPDNSKKSGQRLVGDVEFDSVKEKASYITPVPGGVGPMTVAMLVSNVLLAAKRQYAESEKLPAIKPLPLHLEKPVPSDIDISRAQSPKHITQVAEELGIRSEELELYGHYKAKISPSILKRLQSRENGKYVLVAGITPTPLGEGKSTTTMGLVQALSAHLGKPSIANVRQPSLGPTLGVKGGAAGGGYAQVIPMDEFNLHLTGDIHAIGAANNLLAAAIDTRMFHESTQKNDSTFYTRLVPRKNGKRKFTPSMQRRLRRLGIDKEDPDALTPEEIKKFARININPDTITIRRVVDINDRMLRQITIGEAPTEKGFTRTTGFDITVASELMAILALSKSLYEMRERIGRMVVGANYNNEPVTVEDIGCTGALTALLRDAIKPNLMQTLEGTPVMVHAGPFANISIGASSVIADMMALKLVGSVKNPLNNKDSHEPGYVVTEAGFDFAMGGERFFDIKCRSSGLVPDAVVLVATVRAIKSHGGAPNVKPGQPLPKEYTEENVDFVAKGVSNLVKQIENVKTFGIPVVVAINRFETDSQAEIEVIKKAALNAGASYAVTSNHWMEGGKGALDLANAVVDATTEPKDFRFLYDVNNSIEDKLTSVVQKMYGGAKIEVSPEAQKKIDTYKKQGFGNLPVCIAKTQYSLSHDQSLKGVPTGFTFPIRDVRASIGAGYLYALASEIQTIPGLSTYAGYMAVEVDDEGEIEGLF
- the RPL19A gene encoding 60S ribosomal protein eL19 (similar to Saccharomyces cerevisiae RPL19B (YBL027W) and RPL19A (YBR084C-A); ancestral locus Anc_3.312) is translated as MANLRTQKRLAASVVGVGKGKVWLDPNETSEIAQANSRNAIRKLVKNGTIVKKAVTVHSKSRTRAHAQSKREGRHSGYGKRKGTREARLPSQVVWIRRLRVLRRLLSKYRDAGKIDKHLYHVLYKESKGNAFKHKRALVEHIIQAKADAQREKALNEEAEARRLKNRAARDRRAQRVAEKRDALLKEDA
- the AAC3 gene encoding ADP/ATP carrier protein AAC3 (similar to Saccharomyces cerevisiae PET9 (YBL030C) and AAC3 (YBR085W); ancestral locus Anc_3.316), producing MSNNAKQQESSFIVNFLMGGVSAAIAKTAASPIERVKILIQNQDEMIKQGTLEKKYSGIVECFKRTAKQEGLISFWRGNTANVIRYFPTQALNFAFKDKIKLMFGFKKEEGYGKWFAGNLASGGAAGALSLLFVYSLDFARTRLAADAKSSKKGSTRQFNGLVDVYKKTLKSDGIAGLYRGFMPSVIGIVVYRGLYFGMFDSLKPLLLTGSLEGSFLASFLLGWAVTTGASTCSYPLDTVRRRMMMTSGQAVKYNGATDCLRKIVAAEGVSSLFKGCGANILRSVAGAGVISMYDQLQMILFGKKFK
- the SKDI02G1920 gene encoding KH domain-containing protein, which gives rise to MSSSSLKTRDSAETSGEHISHSARVLLSLLEAEILVGKEEDDTMTTFLKGVETQKNVKLALSEIKEGCSDRILLIQSEDAKTVSETLKKILESFTGDDEVMLKLLQQEHKFHFLKILLPSPTELDFENVTNKNQVTTTRLLFSNSAISAIIGKNGAVIKKLMHENDLRILASKHYLPDSEDRVLELQGLPSAIGNAWLQISQLNMEPRSENPFSERKYSPHLAKALRGSADRAAEFRSTVMIPEEFVGALVGRGGNRIANLRKYTKTKILIESQDSAKETSSQKRTFVIVGNLERNVQIAEKMLFSNLETERGRRKADSYGKPPENSS